The Pseudodesulfovibrio sp. zrk46 genome contains a region encoding:
- the infA gene encoding translation initiation factor IF-1: protein MAKEEGITVQGTVEEALPNAMFRVELENGHSVLAHISGKMRKFRIRVMPGDTVTVELSPYDLTRGRITFRPR from the coding sequence ATGGCAAAAGAAGAAGGTATCACTGTACAGGGCACCGTTGAAGAAGCGCTGCCCAACGCCATGTTCCGCGTGGAACTCGAAAATGGCCACTCCGTACTCGCTCATATTTCCGGCAAGATGCGCAAGTTCCGTATCCGCGTCATGCCCGGCGACACTGTCACCGTCGAACTGTCTCCGTACGATCTGACTCGCGGTCGCATCACCTTCCGTCCTCGCTAG
- a CDS encoding RNA-binding protein — translation MAKNIYVGNLPWSSTEEDVRAAFESYGEVYSVKLINDRETGRPRGFGFVEMEDNGALEAIENLNGSDFGGRNIKVNEARPRPERPRW, via the coding sequence ATGGCCAAGAACATCTATGTGGGCAACCTGCCCTGGAGTTCCACGGAAGAGGACGTACGCGCAGCATTCGAATCCTACGGCGAAGTTTACTCCGTCAAGCTTATCAATGACCGCGAGACTGGTCGTCCCCGTGGCTTCGGCTTCGTGGAAATGGAAGACAACGGCGCCCTGGAAGCGATTGAAAACCTGAACGGCTCCGATTTCGGCGGTCGCAACATCAAGGTCAACGAAGCCCGTCCCCGCCCTGAGCGGCCGCGCTGGTAA